The window AGGAGTTTGCTGGCTTTTTCATCAAAGGCCTCGACGCCGACTATGACAATATCGCCGAGGCTGTTCACACCGCCAAGCTAGCGATGCCCCCGCACGAGCTCTACTCACGACTTCTCTTCACCGAGCAGCGCGTCGAGGCTCGTCGCTCCTCCGCCACCATCACATCACGGCCGGCAGCCTTCTGGATTTTTCGCGGCCAGCGTCCCCCTGCCCCGTCATCTGGCAAGCCCGCCCCGCCCCCTGCATCGACCTTGGGTGGGGGCCCTAACACTTGGATGGTATGCCATCTATGTGGTCGTGAACGCCATGTCGCCTCCAAGTGTCACCGCCGCTTTCAGAGCAGCTTCCTTGGCATCGGCAATGACGGCAAGGGCAACGAGCGCCAATTTGCGATGGCAGACTTTGGTCCCCCCACCGCCGCCTCGGCTACCCACATCGCCACCGCCCCAGCTGCCCACATCGCCGCCAAGGGCAAGGACCCGCGCGTCGACCAGGGGTACACGCTGTCCTATGCTGTTGATCCAGCCTAGTACATGGACACCGGCGCCACAGATCACATGACGAATGAGCTCAACAAACTCTCCACCTATCAGCCCTACTACGGGCACAAT is drawn from Aegilops tauschii subsp. strangulata cultivar AL8/78 chromosome 1, Aet v6.0, whole genome shotgun sequence and contains these coding sequences:
- the LOC120970841 gene encoding uncharacterized protein; amino-acid sequence: MWVQQDQAIFSAIQGSLGDGVAGLCLLAATSMDAWTTLEHAFAQVSNSCSMALRSELADIKKLDSSATTYFNKMKVLADMLTSISWPLSDEEFAGFFIKGLDADYDNIAEAVHTAKLAMPPHELYSRLLFTEQRVEARRSSATITSRPAAFWIFRGQRPPAPSSGKPAPPPASTLGGGPNTWMVCHLCGRERHVASKCHRRFQSSFLGIGNDGKGNERQFAMADFGPPTAASATHIATAPAAHIAAKGKDPRVDQGYTLSYAVDPA